One Amaranthus tricolor cultivar Red isolate AtriRed21 chromosome 1, ASM2621246v1, whole genome shotgun sequence DNA window includes the following coding sequences:
- the LOC130817706 gene encoding probable acyl-CoA dehydrogenase IBR3, which yields MAKLTSELTMDTLPSLDPQFDVSSLLNYCRFHVDGFPSAVTPSHLSIRQFGHGQSNPTFLLQVNGDDISKRYVLRKRPPGKLLPSAHAVEREFKVLHALGTHTKVPVPKVFCLCTDTSVIGTSFYIMEYLDGRIFLNPKLPGMEPLKKSKIYREFARALASLHQVDVDAIGLGKFGRLDNYCKRQVERWGKQYLASTSEGKPERNPKMLKLFSWLQDNIPLEDSSGSASGLVHGDFRIDNLVFHPDEDRVIGILDWELSTLGNQMCDVAYSCLPYVVDASIDKIGQDKGLEETGIPEGIPSMAEYVADYCSGAGKPWPAAHWKFYIAFSLFRAAAIYAGVYNRWIMGNASGGERAIHAGEKTNVLVDYAWSFIAKTTVLPERLPSGTLSQDHTHKNDLRHGIPDSVKDGGKFVSSERVIAFRNKLIKFMENHIYPMENEFYKLALSPSRWTVHPMEEKLKQQAKEEGLWNLWIPLDSAKRARELFSDGKGQSFLEDGRGNLLGAGLSNLEYGHLCEIMGRSVWAPQIFNCGAPDTGNMEVLLRYGNKDQLEEWLIPLLDGKIRSGFAMTEPQVASSDATNIECSIIRDGDSYVINGTKWWTSGAMDPRCKLLIVMGKTDFTAPKHKQQSMILVDIKTPGVHVKRPLMVFGFDDAPHGHAEVSFHNVRVPAKNILLGEGRGFEIAQGRLGPGRLHHCMRLVGAAERGMRMMAERALQRRVFGKLIAQQGSFLSDVAKCRIELEKTRLLVLEAADQLDRLGNKKARGTIAMAKVAAPTMALQVLDMAMQVHGALGLSSDTVLSHLWATARTLRIADGPDEVHLGTIAKLELQRSRI from the exons TTACATCAGAGCTAACAATGGACACTCTACCCTCGTTGGATCCCCAATTCGACGTTTCATCGCTTCTCAATTACTGTCGTTTTCATGTCGACGGCTTCCCTTCTGCTGTTACGCCCTCTCATCTCTCTATTCGTCAG TTTGGTCATGGTCAGTCAAACCCTACATTCTTATTgcaagttaatggggatgatatCTCGAAGCGGTATGTCCTGAGGAAAAGACCCCCAGGAAAACTGCTCCCTTCTGCACATGCTGTCGAGAGAGAATTTAAG GTCTTACATGCCTTGGGTACTCATACCAAGGTACCAGTTCCAAAGGTCTTTTGCTTGTGTACTGATACTAGCGTCATTGGAACCTCTTTTTATATTATGGAGTATTTAGATGGTCGCATATTTTTGAATCCAAAACTTCCG GGCATGGAACCACTCAAGAAGAGTAAAATTTATCGAGAGTTCGCTCGCGCGTTAGCTTCTCTACATCAAGTTGATGTTGATGCTATTGGTCTAGGAAAATTTGGACGTCTTGACAACTATTGCAAAAGGCAG GTTGAAAGGTGGGGAAAGCAATATCTGGCATCAACATCAGAAGGTAAGCCAGAGAGAAACCCAAAAATGCTCAAGTTATTCAGCTGGTTGCAAGACAATATACCTCTGGAAGATTCATCTGGATCTGCTTCTGGTCTAGTTCATGGTGATTTTCGGATTGATAATCTTGTCTTCCATCCAGATGAG GATCGAGTTATTGGAATATTGGACTGGGAACTGTCTACTCTTGGAAATCAAATGTGTGATGTTGCTTACAGTTGCTTG CCATATGTTGTAGATGCTTCTATTGATAAGATAGGTCAGGACAAAGGGCTTGAAGAAACCGGAATACCAGAGGGGATTCCATCAATGGCTGAATATGTAGCGGATTACTGTTCTGGAGCG GGAAAACCATGGCCTGCTGCTCATTGGAAGTTCTACATTGCTTTCTCTCTGTTTCGTGCAGCAGCTATTTATGCAGGCGTCTACAACAGATGGATTATG GGTAATGCTTCAGGAGGAGAGCGAGCCATCCATGCTGGAGAAAAAACTAATGTTCTTGTAGACTATGCATGGTCATTTATTGCTAAAACTACCGTACTTCCGGAGCGACTTCCATCTG GCACATTGTCTCAAGATCATACCCACAAGAATGATCTTCGACATGGAATTCCAGATTCTGTGAAGGATGGAGGCAAATTTGTTTCTAGTGAAAGGGTAATAGCATTCAGGAACAAATTGATCAAATTCATGGAGAATCATATATACCCCATGGAGAATGAGTTCTATAAACTTGCTCTGAGTCCCTCTCGTTGGACGGTTCACCCTATGGAAGAGAAGTTGAAGCAGCAGGCAAAGGAAGAAGGTTTATGGAATTTATGGATACCT TTAGATAGTGCTAAGCGTGCTAGAGAATTGTTTTCTGATGGAAAAGGCCAGAGCTTCTTGGAAGATGGACGTGGTAATTTACTTGGAGCAGGGCTCTCAAATCTTGAATATGGACATCTGTGTGAGATTATGGGTCGTTCTGTTTGGGCTCCTCAAATTTTCAATTGTGGAGCACCTGATACCGGAAATATGGAG GTTTTACTGCGCTATGGAAATAAAGATCAACTAGAAGAATGGCTTATTCCATTGCTTGATGGAAAAATACGTTCTGGGTTTGCAATGACAGAACCGCAAGTGGCATCTTCTGATGCTACAAATATTGAGTGCTCAATAATAAG AGATGGAGATTCGTACGTCATTAATGGAACCAAGTGGTGGACAAGTGGAGCTATGGATCCTAGGTGCAAACTTCTCATTGTTATG GGTAAAACAGATTTTACTGCCCCAAAGCACAAGCAACAGTCTATGATTCTTGTTGATATCAAAACTCCTGGCGTGCATGTCAAACGACCACTTATGGTGTTTGGCTTCGATGATGCCCCACACGGTCATGCTGAAGTTTCCTTTCATAATGTACGTGTGCCAGCGAAGAACATCCTACTGGGAGAAGGACGTGGATTTGAAATTGCTCAG GGTAGGTTAGGACCTGGAAGGCTACATCATTGCATGAGACTTGTTGGTGCTGCAGAGCGTGGTATGCGGATGATGGCTGAAAGAGCTCTTCAACGTAGGGTTTTTGGTAAACTGATTGCTCAGCAAGGCTCATTCCTTTCGGATGTTGCCAAG TGCCGGATAGAGCTAGAAAAAACCAGACTTCTGGTTCTGGAAGCTGCTGACCAACTTGATCGACTTGGTAATAAAAAGGCTCGGGGAACCATTGCAATGGCCAag GTGGCTGCTCCAACAATGGCGCTGCAGGTGCTTGACATGGCTATGCAGGTGCATGGCGCCCTGGGCTTGTCATCGGACACTGTGTTATCACATTTATGGGCTACAGCAAGAACCCTAAGAATCGCCGATGGTCCAGATGAGGTTCACTTGGGTACTATTGCCAAATTAGAGCTGCAAAGATCCAGGATTTAA
- the LOC130817715 gene encoding ethylene-responsive transcription factor ERF071-like: protein MCGGAIISDLIPGNHGRRNLTTQDLWSQLDVDLLTSSNLSPKPYSPSQFGLPIDGLKTSNNPVEEVPKPTPNRRTRKNIYRGIRRRPWGKWAAEIRDPRKGIRVWLGTFNTAEEAARAYDAAAKKIRGDKAKLNFPEETCPAPPASKRQCTSNSSESTQLSYDSVESAQLPVMNMDNWEDIENVIGMQNEVERQMSELESILGLNHDSNNKLGESDSVDCCWAMDEFIPMVNYDEHNDNDKFVL from the exons ATGTGCGGAGGTGCAATTATTTCAGACCTCATCCCCGGCAACCATGGCCGCCGCAACCTCACCACCCAAGACCTATGGTCTCAACTCGACGTCGACCTTCTCACCTCTTCCAATTTGTCTCCCAAACCCTACTCTCCTTCACAATTCG GGCTGCCAATTGATGGGCTGAAAACGAGCAATAACCCAGTGGAGGAAGTACCTAAACCGACTCCGAATCGGAGAACTCGTAAAAACATATACCGAGGTATACGGCGACGCCCATGGGGTAAATGGGCCGCTGAGATCCGTGACCCGCGTAAGGGTATTCGGGTCTGGCTTGGCACCTTTAACACGGCCGAAGAAGCTGCCCGTGCTTACGACGCCGCTGCTAAGAAGATACGCGGCGACAAGGCCAAGCTCAACTTCCCAGAAGAAACTTGTCCTGCTCCTCCTGCATCGAAGCGGCAGTGCACGTCAAATTCATCAGAGTCAACACAGCTGAGTTACGACTCGGTAGAGTCGGCTCAGTTACCagtaatgaacatggataattgGGAAGATATTGAAAATGTTATTGGGATGCAGAACGAAGTGGAGAGGCAGATGTCAGAACTGGAATCAATACTGGGACTGAACCATGACAGTAATAATAAGCTTGGTGAGTCAGACTCGGTGGATTGTTGTTGGGCAATGGATGAGTTCATTCCAATGGTCAATTATGATGAGCACAATGATAATGataaatttgttttgtaa
- the LOC130810530 gene encoding uncharacterized protein LOC130810530, with product MACTKEEDRIEKKMSYKEANWAAKKAVTEAKHRTYEDFYRKLDTKEGEKQIFKLARTRSRQRQDLEAVKYIKDEGGRVFLRQKDIKTRWLHYYSQLLNESRGTKEEDKQFSDAQRPLEDGSASAITTEELGEALKKMGRTKAVEPDNILIEV from the coding sequence ATGGCATGCACAAAAGAGGAGGATAGGATAGAAAAGAAAATgagctataaagaagcaaaTTGGGCGGCAAAGAAAGCGGTAACGGAGGCAAAACACCGTACTTATGAGGATTTTTATCGGAAGCTTGATACAAAAGAGGGGGAAAAGCAGATTTTTAAATTGGCAAGGACTAGGTCCAGGCAGcggcaagacttagaggcagtgaaatacatcaaggatgagggaGGTCGAGTCTTCTTGAGACAAAAGGACATCAAAACAAGATGGCTCCATTATTACTCTCAGCTACTCAATGAGTCTAGGGGGACAAAGGAGGAGGATAAGCAATTTTCTGACGCCCAAAGACCACTGGAAGATGGGTCAGCGAGTGCTATTACCACAGAAGAActaggagaagctctcaaaaagatggggagaacGAAGGCCGTCGAGCCAGATAACATCCTGATTGAGGTGTGA
- the LOC130817722 gene encoding uncharacterized protein LOC130817722: MADVVALSSMADVVALSSMADALSQTLHLSVVDSLQVSNSVIFSIDAVAPPPVRSCSHRTSARRTLLKRRRRTRRRSSSDGEDDSGFFGGDDGGFYGGFGGGRGWNFDGSGGGGGFNWNDWSSSYPEDPAFDFVYDVICWIVFSNCLHFAFKKVVRLITEEREKVPLRIAAVC, from the coding sequence ATGGCGGACGTCGTTGCTCTCTCATCAATGGCGGACGTCGTTGCTCTCTCATCAATGGCGGACGCACTCTCACAGACTCTCCACCTCTCCGTTGTTGACTCCCTTCAAGTTTCAAATTCCGTTATCTTCTCCATTGACGCCGTTGCTCCTCCTCCTGTCAGATCTTGCTCTCATCGAACTTCTGCTCGTCGTACTCTCCTTAAAAGACGACGTCGTACTCGCCGCCGATCTTCGTCTGATGGAGAAGATGACTCCGGATTTTTTGGCGGTGATGACGGAGGATTTTACGGCGGGTTTGGCGGTGGTAGAGGTTGGAATTTCGATGGTTCTGGTGGTGGTGGAGGTTTTAATTGGAACGATTGGTCATCTTCGTATCCTGAAGATCCGGCTTTTGATTTTGTCTATGATGTTATTTGTTGGATTGTTTTCTCTAACTGTTTGCATTTCGCATtcaaaaaggtcgttcggttGATTACTGAGGAGCGAGAAAAGGTTCCTTTAAGAATCGCCGCTGTTTGTTGA